Within the Setaria viridis chromosome 3, Setaria_viridis_v4.0, whole genome shotgun sequence genome, the region GTGGCAGCTTGTCGATGTCTGCTTGCGAGTTGTGGGACTCAAAAACAGTTGAAATGATCGATGGAGAGACAACACGAGTGCGTGTGCTATTCAAGTAGCTAGGAGTACTGTTCGAGCAACAGGTTTTGGCAATATGGTCGGCAACTCGGCATTAGACATGGAACATATGTCCGCGTTGCGCGATCAATATATTTTCTCGATTCTGCCtgattcgtttaaaaaaaatatttttctcgAGGAATTTAGCGTTTAATGGCGTTGATTCTTTTTCTTACCATCTATAGCCGATCAGTTAGTCTAGGTGACACTTCCTATTATGAGATGCATTACGACTTATAGCACTGCGAAAGTGCTgctataacaaaaaaaaattggtgtTCACTTGTTACAATATTTGCTTGGCTCGGCAATGCTCATGCAAAAAAATTTACTACCTCTGTTTTTGTTATTTGACGCCGGCAGATGGAAACGTAGGCCATTTAACACCAGAGCAGCTGTAGCAAACGACATATAAACAAAAGTGGAGGTAGTATATACTTCCAATTAACCACTAGAATATGTGAAATCTTCATGcctcaaactttttttttttttggcgacaGACCTCAAACTTCAGTTCAAGTTTAGACTTTAGATCGATTCCTCCTTGGCGCACGTTTATTTGCATATTTTTCGCATACCACCCTATAGAAAGACGAAAATTTGCGTGTGCCTTCGTTGCCTCAGGCAGCCACAGAGACACAGATCAGTAGATCACAGAAACAACTTTCCTGTTTAGCCCCCCACACTTTCTCGTAATCCGGGGAACAGGGTCAAGAAGACAGGAGGCGCGGccagtgcggcggcggcgtcggccatGGCGATGCCCCTCGTGCTCGTCGTGCTCCCGCtcggcctcctcttcctcctctccggccTCATCGTCAATGCTGTCCAGGTGATTTCACGCTCCCCGGGCCCAGCCATCTCTTCTTCAGTAATTATTTTTACTGGTGATTTCGGGGGTTAGTGCGGTGATCTGAATCAGTTCGGTCGCAGAGatttgttttataattagtgAATTTCTACGAGATTTGGCTCCTGCAAACTCTTTCCGCTTATTTGCTGGGGGTGAGTTCCGTTTGATTTTATCGAATCGTGTTTGTTTCTTctattttttatgttgttgcCTTGTTTTTCCCTCAAGTCTGATCTGCTGCAATGCGCTTTCAGTTCAGCTGTTTCATCCGGAAATATGTCCTTCGTTTGGCTAAATTTGGACTTGTAATGATCTAGCTAAATGCTTTCCGATCCATTAATTGCATACTAGAATCACCATATGTTACAATACATTGCAGGCTGTCCTGTTTGTGTCTATAAGGCCCTTGTCGAAGAGCTTGTATCGGCGGATCAACAGATTCTTGGCCGAGCTGCTATGGCTTCAGTTAATCTGGCTTGTGGATTGGTGGGCTGGTGTTAAGGTAATCAGAAACATAAAGTTGAGCAATCCAAAGTCAGTTTCTTTTCTTCTGGATGGAGCTGCGATGCATCTCAATTGTCTGAAGGAGAAAAAACAGCAACTTGTTTCCTCGTGTGGGCTATATGGCCCCTCATGCTAGCTTATTGATAGCAAAAATAAGACGAATACATTGGTATATTGCCTACTAATTACTTGCATGAAGCATGGTAGTATGCCATCGAATGGTCCACTCGGGAATCTGGTATGACAATGGCACATTGAATAATTTGCAGTTCCTTTCGGATAAAAGGGAGTGTTGAGTGTTGGGGGTTTGGATGGGCTGTTTGCCATCAAGACAAGAATGGCCAACACTATACATGATTAAAGTCAACATTCTTTTTGAAAGTGGCCAAGTCTACAATTAAAGTGACTACTATCTGCTTATCCAGTTGGATTAAGTGAAATTTGGGTGCCACATGAGATTGCTCTGTCTTCTTCAGTTATATTGTTCTTCTTAAACTTTATTGAGATAGCATAGtgagggggggagggaggagggaggtatTTCCATCACAAACGTTATTTAGGCAACATGTAGATGTTTGACCAAAGGGTGGCATGCAATGGAGCTGTTGCTGCTAAGGGTACACAATTTTCCTCAGTATGGTCAGTTGCCCACTCACAGAAACAATTCAAATGCTTGTGTGATTTGCAATGCAAAGTGTCTCTTGTTCCCAACTTttttaaaaaggaaataagGTCACACAGGAAAAGGTTGTATTCCCAGAGTAGTCAGGAAAAACTCCTATGTTCGGGCCTGAGACACAGTGCTTGATAGCAAAGCTTAATTTGTTTGGATTTTTCTGAAATAATTGGTTTCACATTCTTAGTTTGTTCGCTGATTTCAACAGTTTAATTCAAATTTTCCAGGTACAATTGCATGCAGATCAAGAAACTTATCAGCTAATGGGTAAGGAGTTAAGTTCCAATATTTTCACATGGGCATTGACGTTATAGCTTAGTTCActagtaaatttttttttaaaagaagatGGAATTTGATTATAGCCTTATCTGAAGAATTCTATAGGCAAAGAGCATGCCCTTATAATATCAAATCACCGGAGCGACATTGACTGGCTTATTGGATGGATTTTAGCACAGgtgattattatttttttctcattaACTATTTTGCTTAGAACTAGCTGTTTTACTGCTCATACATTGTGATGAGATGAGATTGAGCATGATTCGGTGGCCAGCGTTCAGGATGCCTTGGAAGCACACTAGCTATTATGAAGAAATCGTCAAAGTTCCTTCCTGTAAGTTAGCTCATACATTTTTGCAATGGTATGCTGTCTCATGTTTTTGTTCTGTATTACTACTAGTGCCGCTCATTCCAATGTATTTCTGAAAACCTGTTTCAAGTAATGTAAGCAAGGGAAACAAACCGAATAAGATTTGGGATACATATAGACTTGTGCTAAAATTATCATGCATAGTTCTTCATGATACATGGTATTTCCCTTTGACCATCAGTTTTGTGACCTGATGGTTATGCGAAGGAATGATTTTCCATAAAAACCTATGAGATCATCCCTGGTGTCAAAGTCTCAAGAGTCCCAAGCAACAAAGTAGTAGTGAATAAGTAGATGATCATCCATATTGCTAGGGTCCTTACCAGCAAAGTATTTTAAGAATAGATATCAAAATTGAAGTCATACTAAAAATATTCTTACTGAACTTACGAACACCCCAAAACAGGCAGAGGTGACAGGCCAATTCATTTCTGAGCTAGAGCTGGCTGGTGGCCTGATAGTTGATTTGTCAGACATACAAATTGGTTTTAACTATACAGGTTTAATCATGCTTGAATGATAGCAACCTAAACTATGCATAATCTCTACTTTTTCACACATATTATCTTAGCATAAGGGGCTGCATGTACTGTGTCTCTACTCGTACTCTGATAAACTATTGCAGGTTATTGGCTGGTCCATGTGGTTTGCAGAATACCTCTTTTTGGAGAGAAGTTGGGCAAAGGATGAAAAGACACTTAAAGTAATTTCAACCTTACCTAACAATTACAATTGACACCTTACCGTTCACAGTAATTTAATGATCTTAATGCTCATGAATCCAGTGGGGTCTCAAAAGGTTGAAGGACTTCCCCAGATCATTCTGGCTTGCCCTTTTTGTTGAGGGTACACGGTTTACGCCAGCAAAACTTCTAGCAGCTCAAGAATATGCAGCCTCACAGGGTTTGCCAGCCCCTAGAAATGTGTTGATTCCACGGACAAAGGTATCCGTTTATGCTGTTTCCTGACTGAAATTTAATATGTTACCATGAATGTTTCCACTGTTATAGTGAAATGTTAAAGACTTCTCCCAAACATTGACGGATTACCTTCTCCCATTTGATACAACTTTATGTAAAACTGTTATATATTTGAGTTCCACTCTAACTTTAGTTGATTTGCTGTGCCTATCTTTTCTGCTAATTGCTTATTGaggtcagaactcagaaggcaGACCTTCTTGCAAGGACAGTTGGTCAACGTAATATTTAGTAGTTTTTACTGTGATGTATTATACATTTTCTGCAAATTTCGGTCTctcccttgtttttttttacttttctttCTGAAAGTCTTAATGTGCTGACAGCTCTTTTCTTTGTGTAAATATCAGGGATTTGTATCAGCAGTAAGTATTATGCGTGATTTTGTCCCAGCTATCTATGATACAACAGTGATAATCCCTAAAGATTCACCTGCACCAACAATGCTGCGTATTCTCAAGGGACAGTCGTCAGTAGTAagtgtttcaactttcaactccTGTGGACCAGAATTGCTGAGATGCCATCAATTTTTATCTTGAAATTTCAATTGGCTACCATTCTGATGTCAATTATAGTTACAGATCCAATTTTTATTGTAGGTTCATGTCCGCATAAAACGTCATGCAATGAGTGATATGCCTAAATCTGATGAAGATGTTTCAAAATGGTGTAAGGACATATTTGTGGCGAAGGTATTTGACTACTTTGTGAAATTATGAGCATAAAAGGTATCACATTGGAAAGGCTCCACAAATTGGCTGATTTGTTAATTACTATTTCCATGGCAGGATGCATTATTGGACAAGCATATAGCAACTGGTACTTTTGATGAGGAAATTAGACCGATTGGTCGTCCAATAAAATCTTTGCTGGTAAATACCTAACTAAGTGCTTAAGGCATCATGTTATGGATTAGCATTGGTCATCAGTTGTTAAGAAATCAAAATAGTGAATCAACGATGCCTTTGTAGGACGGTAGCTCCACTAGCAGTCTAGCACCTTGAAATTTCAGACTAGCATCTTCTGACAGAAAAAGTGGCAAGATGGTCATCATGATAATGACCACACATCTTTGCTCAGTGTAACTAGCACCTCATTTCATGTCAAAATATTTTGCTATTCCTACCATAACAAGCTCAATTCTCTTAATGCATGAAGCATGCTTGATAAAAGATCACAGTGCACTAAGTAGTTGGGCACATTTGGTTCTTAGCTATTTTGCTACGAGATTATCTTTAATCCATAGCTTTTTCACACTTTTCGCTT harbors:
- the LOC117848569 gene encoding 1-acyl-sn-glycerol-3-phosphate acyltransferase PLS1, translating into MAMPLVLVVLPLGLLFLLSGLIVNAVQAVLFVSIRPLSKSLYRRINRFLAELLWLQLIWLVDWWAGVKVQLHADQETYQLMGKEHALIISNHRSDIDWLIGWILAQRSGCLGSTLAIMKKSSKFLPVIGWSMWFAEYLFLERSWAKDEKTLKWGLKRLKDFPRSFWLALFVEGTRFTPAKLLAAQEYAASQGLPAPRNVLIPRTKGFVSAVSIMRDFVPAIYDTTVIIPKDSPAPTMLRILKGQSSVVHVRIKRHAMSDMPKSDEDVSKWCKDIFVAKDALLDKHIATGTFDEEIRPIGRPIKSLLVVLSWSCLLLYGACRFLQWTQLLSTWKGVILFVAGLTLVTGIMHVFVLFSQSERSSSARAARNRVKKD